In one Melopsittacus undulatus isolate bMelUnd1 chromosome 4, bMelUnd1.mat.Z, whole genome shotgun sequence genomic region, the following are encoded:
- the RETREG2 gene encoding reticulophagy regulator 2 isoform X1, with the protein MASGRAEEAAAAAAAEEEEEEAAAAAAARLAATLRQRLRGWEAALVAAQRLLVWERPLHSLVTAAALSGALWLFSSTSLRPLFLLSMSLLGILLLERWKPRFLFDFSAQPSEELGGESEGVTSGAQPHLLSVPELCHCLAESWVTFRLYLQELLQYKRQNPAKFCMSVCSGCLILAVVGHYVPGIMISYIILLSILLWPLVVYHELIQRMYTRLEPVLMKLDYSMKAETLHHKHEKKKRQGKNEPAAGDEPTAETESESEAELSGFSPVVDVKKTALALSITDSELSDEEASILESGGFSVSRATTPQLTDVSEDLDQQSLHSEPEESFSKDLAEFPSVEEYHSRDLGPQSDEDAFGVPLGPELAHAARELDSAEKEAADSGLSILHLTSPLHFVNTHFNGSGQAAGDSMAPKPTPTPAPGLGICINTLSEEIVTTAITTAVQNTLSALLRSSEASEGPSLSEFLPTEPEEKLSFQAQLSESEVVETETAASPEDEEEADDFELLDQGELEQMDVELGLGEEQDAQESPATPASLSPTPAELPKHGEEEEAVMTAASMS; encoded by the exons ATGGCGAGCGGCCGGGCCGAGgaggcagcggcggcggcggcggccgaggaggaggaggaagaggcggcagcggcggcggcggcgcggctgGCGGCGACGCTGCGGCAGCGGCTGCGGGGCTGGGAGGCGGCGCTGGTGGCGGCGCAGCGGCTGCTGGTGTGGGAGAGGCCGCTGCACAGCCTGGTCACTGCCGCCGCGCTAAGCGGGGCCCTCTG GTTGTTTTCCTCCACCTCCCTGAGACCCCTCTTTCTCCTCAGCATGTCCCTTCTTGGCATCCTCTTGCTGGAGAGGTGGAAGCCCAGATTCCTGTTTGATTTCTCAG CACAACCATcagaggagctgggaggggagag TGAGGGGGTGACTTCAGGGGCACAGCCTCACCTGCTCAGTGTCCCTGAGCTGTGCCACTGTCTGGCAGAGAGCTGGGTCACCTTCAGGCTGTACCTGCAGGAACTGCTACAGTACAAGAGGCAAAATCCTGCCAAG ttCTGCATGAGTGTCTGTTCAGGCTGCCTGATACTGGCTGTAGTTGGACACTATGTTCCAGGCATAATGATCTCCTACATCATTT TGCTCAGCATTTTACTCTGGCCTCTAGTAGTCTACCATGAGCTGATCCAGAGGATGTACACACGTTTGGAGCCTGTTCTGATGAAACTGGACTACAGTATGAAGGCTGAGACACTGCACCACAAGCATGAGAAGAAGA AGCGACAAGGGAAGAATGAGCCTGCAGCAGGTGATGAGCCAACAGCAGAGACGGAGAGTGAGAGTGAGGCAGAGCTGTCAGGCTTCTCCCCAGTG GTGGATGTAAAGAAGACTGCCCTGGCGCTGTCAATCACAGATTCTGAGCTCTCTGATGAGGAGGCTTCCATCCTGGAGAGTGGGGGCTTTTCTGTCTCAAGGGCTACCACCCCACAGCTGACGGACGTTTCTGAAG ACCTGGACCAGCAGAGCCTGCACAGTGAGCCAGAGGAGTCGTTTTCCAAGGACCTGGCAGAGTTTCCCTCCGTGGAAGAGTATCATTCCAGAGACCTGGGACCACAGAGTGATGAAGATGCATTTGGTGTGCCTCTGGGCCCCGAGCTTGCCCACGCTGCCCGTGAGCTGGACTCAGCAGAGAAGGAGGCTGCGGACTCTGGCCTCTCCATCCTTCacctcacctctcctctccaTTTTGTAAATACACACTTCAATGGGAGCGGGCAAGCAGCGGGAGACAGCATGGCACCGAAGCCTACGCCTACCCCTGCCCCTGGCCTGGGCATCTGCATCAACACACTGAGCGAGGAGATCGTCACCACTGCCATCACCACCGCGGTGCAGAACACCCTCTCCGCGCTGCTGCGGTCCTCCGAGGCCAGCGAGGGGCCCTCCCTCTCAGAGTTCCTCCCCACCGAGCCTGAAGAGAAACTGAGCTTCCAGGCACAGCTGTCAGAGAGCGAAGTGGTGGAGACAGAGACAGCAGCTTCACCAGAAGACGAGGAGGAAGCAGATGACTTTGAGCTACTGGATCAGGGGGAGCTGGAGCAAATGGATGTGGAGCTGGGGCTTGGGGAGGAGCAGGATGCACAAGAATCTCCTGCTACTCCAGCTTCCCTGTCTCCCACACCTGCTGAGCTGCCAAAGCAcggagaggaggaagaggcagtgATGACAGCAGCATCTATGTCTTAG
- the RETREG2 gene encoding reticulophagy regulator 2 isoform X2, producing the protein MLSRASNWRIWKTLYSYEGALALFYSWRKRALGDSRLFSSTSLRPLFLLSMSLLGILLLERWKPRFLFDFSAQPSEELGGESEGVTSGAQPHLLSVPELCHCLAESWVTFRLYLQELLQYKRQNPAKFCMSVCSGCLILAVVGHYVPGIMISYIILLSILLWPLVVYHELIQRMYTRLEPVLMKLDYSMKAETLHHKHEKKKRQGKNEPAAGDEPTAETESESEAELSGFSPVVDVKKTALALSITDSELSDEEASILESGGFSVSRATTPQLTDVSEDLDQQSLHSEPEESFSKDLAEFPSVEEYHSRDLGPQSDEDAFGVPLGPELAHAARELDSAEKEAADSGLSILHLTSPLHFVNTHFNGSGQAAGDSMAPKPTPTPAPGLGICINTLSEEIVTTAITTAVQNTLSALLRSSEASEGPSLSEFLPTEPEEKLSFQAQLSESEVVETETAASPEDEEEADDFELLDQGELEQMDVELGLGEEQDAQESPATPASLSPTPAELPKHGEEEEAVMTAASMS; encoded by the exons ATGTTATCTAGAGCCTCCAACTGGAGGATTTGGAAGACCTTGTACTCATATGAGGGAGCATTAGCCTTGTTTTACAGCTGGAGGAAGAGAGCACTGGGAGATAGCAG GTTGTTTTCCTCCACCTCCCTGAGACCCCTCTTTCTCCTCAGCATGTCCCTTCTTGGCATCCTCTTGCTGGAGAGGTGGAAGCCCAGATTCCTGTTTGATTTCTCAG CACAACCATcagaggagctgggaggggagag TGAGGGGGTGACTTCAGGGGCACAGCCTCACCTGCTCAGTGTCCCTGAGCTGTGCCACTGTCTGGCAGAGAGCTGGGTCACCTTCAGGCTGTACCTGCAGGAACTGCTACAGTACAAGAGGCAAAATCCTGCCAAG ttCTGCATGAGTGTCTGTTCAGGCTGCCTGATACTGGCTGTAGTTGGACACTATGTTCCAGGCATAATGATCTCCTACATCATTT TGCTCAGCATTTTACTCTGGCCTCTAGTAGTCTACCATGAGCTGATCCAGAGGATGTACACACGTTTGGAGCCTGTTCTGATGAAACTGGACTACAGTATGAAGGCTGAGACACTGCACCACAAGCATGAGAAGAAGA AGCGACAAGGGAAGAATGAGCCTGCAGCAGGTGATGAGCCAACAGCAGAGACGGAGAGTGAGAGTGAGGCAGAGCTGTCAGGCTTCTCCCCAGTG GTGGATGTAAAGAAGACTGCCCTGGCGCTGTCAATCACAGATTCTGAGCTCTCTGATGAGGAGGCTTCCATCCTGGAGAGTGGGGGCTTTTCTGTCTCAAGGGCTACCACCCCACAGCTGACGGACGTTTCTGAAG ACCTGGACCAGCAGAGCCTGCACAGTGAGCCAGAGGAGTCGTTTTCCAAGGACCTGGCAGAGTTTCCCTCCGTGGAAGAGTATCATTCCAGAGACCTGGGACCACAGAGTGATGAAGATGCATTTGGTGTGCCTCTGGGCCCCGAGCTTGCCCACGCTGCCCGTGAGCTGGACTCAGCAGAGAAGGAGGCTGCGGACTCTGGCCTCTCCATCCTTCacctcacctctcctctccaTTTTGTAAATACACACTTCAATGGGAGCGGGCAAGCAGCGGGAGACAGCATGGCACCGAAGCCTACGCCTACCCCTGCCCCTGGCCTGGGCATCTGCATCAACACACTGAGCGAGGAGATCGTCACCACTGCCATCACCACCGCGGTGCAGAACACCCTCTCCGCGCTGCTGCGGTCCTCCGAGGCCAGCGAGGGGCCCTCCCTCTCAGAGTTCCTCCCCACCGAGCCTGAAGAGAAACTGAGCTTCCAGGCACAGCTGTCAGAGAGCGAAGTGGTGGAGACAGAGACAGCAGCTTCACCAGAAGACGAGGAGGAAGCAGATGACTTTGAGCTACTGGATCAGGGGGAGCTGGAGCAAATGGATGTGGAGCTGGGGCTTGGGGAGGAGCAGGATGCACAAGAATCTCCTGCTACTCCAGCTTCCCTGTCTCCCACACCTGCTGAGCTGCCAAAGCAcggagaggaggaagaggcagtgATGACAGCAGCATCTATGTCTTAG
- the ZFAND2B gene encoding AN1-type zinc finger protein 2B isoform X2, which yields MEFPELGAHCSWPACQRLDFLPLKCDACEQIFCTDHITYAQHDCTSAYKKDVQVPVCPLCNTPVPVRRGEMPDVVVGEHIDRDCKSDPAQRKRKIFTNKCLKPGCKQKEMMKVICDQCHKNYCLKHRHPLDHDCSGAVRPLSKAGHAAVARAQASSFKTVTASSSRAARPADSPPSPAPARGGRAAVLQARSTSPPAVMLQNGLSEEEALQRALEMSLAESARSSAQPPSTQEEEDLALARALSASEAEYQQSQRQVQGSKPSNCSMS from the exons ATGGAGTTCCCGGAGCTGGGCGCGCACTGCTCCTGGCCCGCCTGCCAGCGCCTGG ACTTCCTCCCTCTCAAGTGTGATGCTTGCGAACAGATCTTCTGCACCGACCACATCACTTATGCCCAGCACGACTGCACCTCTGCCTACAAGAAG GATGTCCAAGTCCCTGTGTGTCCCCTCTGCAATACCCCAGTCCCCGTGAGGCGGGGGGAGATGCCTGATGTTGTGGTGGGTGAGCACATCGACCGTGACTGCAAGTCCGACCCTGCACAGCGCAAGCGCAAG ATCTTCACCAACAAGTGTTTGAAGCCTGGCTGCAAGCAGAAGGAGATGATGAAGGTGATCTGTGACCAGTGCCACAAGAACTACTGCCTCAAGCACCGGCACCCCCTGGACCACGACTGCAGTGGGGCAGTGCGTCCACTCTCCAAAGCAGG GCACGCTGCAGTTGCGAGAGCCCAGGCATCCTCCTTCAAAACGGTCACTGCATcgagcagcagagctgcccgGCCAGCAGACAGCCCTCcttctccagcccctgccag aggaggcagagcagctgtgctgcaggctcGCAGCACCTCCCCTCCAGCTGTCATGCTGCAGAACGGGCTG AGTGAGGAAGAGGCTCTGCAACGAGCTCTGGAGATGTCCCTGGCAGAGTCAGCAcgcagctcagcacagccacCCAG cacacaggaggaggaggatctGGCACTGGCCCGGGCATTGTCAGCAAGCGAAGCTGAGTACCAGCAGTCGCAGCGGCAG GTGCAGGGTTCAAAGCCATCGAACTGCAGCATGTCATAG
- the ZFAND2B gene encoding AN1-type zinc finger protein 2B isoform X1, translated as MEFPELGAHCSWPACQRLDFLPLKCDACEQIFCTDHITYAQHDCTSAYKKDVQVPVCPLCNTPVPVRRGEMPDVVVGEHIDRDCKSDPAQRKRKIFTNKCLKPGCKQKEMMKVICDQCHKNYCLKHRHPLDHDCSGAVRPLSKAGHAAVARAQASSFKTVTASSSRAARPADSPPSPAPARGGRAAVLQARSTSPPAVMLQNGLSEEEALQRALEMSLAESARSSAQPPSSTQEEEDLALARALSASEAEYQQSQRQVQGSKPSNCSMS; from the exons ATGGAGTTCCCGGAGCTGGGCGCGCACTGCTCCTGGCCCGCCTGCCAGCGCCTGG ACTTCCTCCCTCTCAAGTGTGATGCTTGCGAACAGATCTTCTGCACCGACCACATCACTTATGCCCAGCACGACTGCACCTCTGCCTACAAGAAG GATGTCCAAGTCCCTGTGTGTCCCCTCTGCAATACCCCAGTCCCCGTGAGGCGGGGGGAGATGCCTGATGTTGTGGTGGGTGAGCACATCGACCGTGACTGCAAGTCCGACCCTGCACAGCGCAAGCGCAAG ATCTTCACCAACAAGTGTTTGAAGCCTGGCTGCAAGCAGAAGGAGATGATGAAGGTGATCTGTGACCAGTGCCACAAGAACTACTGCCTCAAGCACCGGCACCCCCTGGACCACGACTGCAGTGGGGCAGTGCGTCCACTCTCCAAAGCAGG GCACGCTGCAGTTGCGAGAGCCCAGGCATCCTCCTTCAAAACGGTCACTGCATcgagcagcagagctgcccgGCCAGCAGACAGCCCTCcttctccagcccctgccag aggaggcagagcagctgtgctgcaggctcGCAGCACCTCCCCTCCAGCTGTCATGCTGCAGAACGGGCTG AGTGAGGAAGAGGCTCTGCAACGAGCTCTGGAGATGTCCCTGGCAGAGTCAGCAcgcagctcagcacagccacCCAG cagcacacaggaggaggaggatctGGCACTGGCCCGGGCATTGTCAGCAAGCGAAGCTGAGTACCAGCAGTCGCAGCGGCAG GTGCAGGGTTCAAAGCCATCGAACTGCAGCATGTCATAG
- the ABCB6 gene encoding ATP-binding cassette sub-family B member 6 isoform X1, translating to MAVLGGYCEGNSSIAQAWVQQGFQPCFFFTLVPTVLLSICLLLGALQYACYVRFGRAMEPKYIPRSRLYHSQVLLSLLLALQPFGGLLWQAVGPGRLYGYMLLHACLWALSWGCTIALLQLEHTRVLAHDRIRGHGTILLLFWALAFAAENLTLVCWRSPLWWWALENTNQKVQFGFWLLRYVCTFMLFTLGMKAPGLPHKPYMLLVNEEERDVENSQPLLSEGSRTSSTWKDFWRKLRLLVPYMWPRGNHRLQGLVLFCMALMGLERAINVFVPIYYKNIVNELTEGAPWHTLAWTVCTYVGLKFLQGGGAGSTGFVSNLRTFLWVWVQQFTNRQVQVQLFAHLHGLSLRWHLGRRTGEVLRSVDRGTSSINSLLSYIVFSIVPTIVDIVVSIIYFTSVFSAWFGLIIFVCMSLYLTLTIFISEWRTKYRRDMNTRDNEAKSRAVDSLLNFETVKYYNAESYEVNRFNDAIVKYQLSEWKVSASLGLLNQTQNLVIGMGLLAGSLLCAYFVTENKLQVGDFVLFGTYIIQLYTPLNWFGTYYRMIQSSFVDMENMFELFDEVQEVGATFLDPTSWHGPMVLPWGQACSEAMSLLRKEILQDVSFSVMPGQTLALVGPSGSGKSTIIRLLFRFYDVRGGCIRIDGQDISQVKQASLRAHIGVVPQDTVLFNDTIANNIRYGRILATDQEVQEAARAADIHDHIVSFPDGYSTQVGERGLKLSGGEKQRVAIARTILKGPQIILLDEATSALDTETERNIQASLAKVCAHRTTIVVAHRLSTVVGADQILVLKDGRIAERGRHEELLQKGGVYAGMWLQQQARSEGDSKECRTEKPTGSKKGP from the exons atggcagtgctggggggcTACTGTGAGGGCAACAGCTCCATTGCCCAGGCCTGGGTCCAGCAGGGcttccagccctgcttcttCTTCACACTGGTACCAACCGTGCTGCTGAgcatctgcctgctgctgggtgCCCTGCAGTACGCCTGCTACGTCCGCTTCGGCCGTGCCATGGAGCCCAAGTACATCCCCCGCTCCCGCCTCTACCACAGCCAGGTCCTGTTGTCCCTGCTTCTGGCTCTGCAGCCCTTTGGGGGGCTGCTGTGGCAAGCAGTGGGGCCAGGACGGCTCTACGGGTACATGCTGCTGCACGCCTGCCTCTGGGCTCTCAGCTGGGGCTGCACCATCGCcctcctgcagctggagcacACACGGGTGCTGGCACACGACCGAATACGGGGCCAtggcaccatcctcctccttttctgggCCCTGGCCTTTGCTGCTGAGAACCTCACCCTGGTGTGCTGGAGGAGCCCACTATGGTGGTGGGCACTGGAGAACACCAACCAGAAG GTGCAGTTTGGCTTCTGGCTGCTGCGTTACGTATGCACATTCATGCTCTTCACCCTGGGCATGAAAGCCCCGGGACTGCCCCACAAGCCCTACATGCTGCTGGTCAATGAGGAGGAACGAGATGTGGAGAACAGCCAG CCGCTCCTGTCCGAGGGCAGCAGAACCTCTTCCACCTGGAAGGATTTCTGGAGGAAGCTGCGACTGCTGGTGCCATACATGTGGCCGAGGGGCAATCACCGGCTGCAGGGACTGGTGCTGTTCTGCATGGCACTCATGGGGCTGGAGCGGGCCATCAATGTCTTCGTCCCCATCTACTACAAGAACATTG TGAATGAGCTGACAGAAGGTGCTCCCTGGCATACCCTGGCCTGGACTGTCTGCACCTACGTGGGGCTAAAGTTCCTGCAGGGCGGAGGTGCTG GCTCCACTGGCTTCGTGAGCAACCTGCGCACCTTCCTGTGGGTGTGGGTGCAGCAGTTCACCAACCGGCAGGTGCAGGTCCAGCTCTTTGCCCACCTGCATGGGCTGTCCCTGCGCTGGCACCTGGGCCGGCGCACTGGTGAGGTCCTGCGCAGCGTGGACCGTGGCACCAGCAGCATCAACAGCCTGCTCAG CTACATCGTCTTCAGCATTGTCCCCACCATTGTGGACATTGTCGTCAGCATCATTTACTTCACCTCGGTTTTCAGTGCCTGGTTTGGCCTCATCATCTTCGTGTGTATGAGCCTCTACCTGA CTCTGACTATCTTCATCAGCGAATGGAGGACCAAGTACCGGCGGGACATGAACACACGGGACAATGAGGCCAAGTCCCGGGCTGTGGACTCACTCCTCAATTTTGAGACG GTGAAGTACTACAATGCGGAGAGCTATGAGGTGAACCGCTTCAATGATGCCATCGTCAAGTACCAG CTCTCAGAGTGGAAGGTCAGTGCCTCGCTGGGCCTCCTCAACCAGACCCAGAACCTGGTCATCGGCATGGGGCTGCTGGCAGGGTCCCTGCTCTGTGCCTACTTTGTCACTGAAAACAAGCTGCAG GTGGGGGACTTTGTCCTCTTTGGCACCTACATCATTCAGCTCTACACACCACTCAACTGGTTCGGGACTTACTACAG GATGATCCAGAGCTCCTTTGTGGACATGGAGAACATGTTTGAGCTCTTTGATGAGGTGCAGGAGGTGGGTGCCACCTTCCTGGACCCCACTTCCTGGCACGGCCCCATGGTCCTCCCCTGGGGACAGGCTTGCTCTGAGGCCATGTCTCTCCTCCG GAAGGAAATCCTGCAGGACGTCTCCTTCTCTGTGATGCCTGGGCAGACCCTGGCCTTG GTGGGACCTTCAGGCTCAGGGAAGAGCACCATCATCCGCCTGCTCTTCCGCTTCTACGATGTGCGGGGTGGCTGCATCCGCATTGATGGGCAGGACATCTCCCAG GTGAAGCAGGCGTCACTGCGTGCTCACATCGGGGTGGTGCCCCAGGACACGGTGCTCTTCAATGACACCATTGCCAACAACATCCGCTACGGACGGATCCTGGCCACTGACCAGGAGGTGCAGGAGGCAGCCCGGGCTGCTGACATCCACGACCACATCGTTTCCTTCCCTGATG GATACAGCACCCAGGTGGGAGAGCGGGGGTTGAAGCTGAGTGGGGGAGAGAAGCAGCGTGTGGCCATCGCACGCACCATCTTGAAGGGTCCCCAAATCATCCTACTGGATGAG GCCACGTCTGCGCTGGACACAGAGACCGAGAGGAACATCCAAGCCTCCCTGGCCAAGGTCTGCGCCCACCGCACCACCATTGTTGTTGCACACAG GCTCTCCACTGTGGTGGGTGCAGACCAGATCCTCGTGCTCAAGGATGGGCGCATCGCAGAGCGAGGGAG gcacgaggagctgctgcagaagggtGGTGTGTATGCTGgcatgtggctgcagcagcaggccAGAAGTGAGGGCGATAGCAAGGAGTGCCGCACTGAGAAGCCCACAGGCAGCAAGAAGGGGCCGTGA
- the ABCB6 gene encoding ATP-binding cassette sub-family B member 6 isoform X2: protein MAVLGGYCEGNSSIAQAWVQQGFQPCFFFTLVPTVLLSICLLLGALQYACYVRFGRAMEPKYIPRSRLYHSQVLLSLLLALQPFGGLLWQAVGPGRLYGYMLLHACLWALSWGCTIALLQLEHTRVLAHDRIRGHGTILLLFWALAFAAENLTLVCWRSPLWWWALENTNQKVQFGFWLLRYVCTFMLFTLGMKAPGLPHKPYMLLVNEEERDVENSQPLLSEGSRTSSTWKDFWRKLRLLVPYMWPRGNHRLQGLVLFCMALMGLERAINVFVPIYYKNIVNELTEGAPWHTLAWTVCTYVGLKFLQGGGAGSTGFVSNLRTFLWVWVQQFTNRQVQVQLFAHLHGLSLRWHLGRRTGEVLRSVDRGTSSINSLLSYIVFSIVPTIVDIVVSIIYFTSVFSAWFGLIIFVCMSLYLTLTIFISEWRTKYRRDMNTRDNEAKSRAVDSLLNFETVKYYNAESYEVNRFNDAIVKYQLSEWKVSASLGLLNQTQNLVIGMGLLAGSLLCAYFVTENKLQVGDFVLFGTYIIQLYTPLNWFGTYYRMIQSSFVDMENMFELFDEVQEVKDVMNASDLRLEAGRIEFENVHFSYVDGKEILQDVSFSVMPGQTLALVGPSGSGKSTIIRLLFRFYDVRGGCIRIDGQDISQVKQASLRAHIGVVPQDTVLFNDTIANNIRYGRILATDQEVQEAARAADIHDHIVSFPDGYSTQVGERGLKLSGGEKQRVAIARTILKGPQIILLDEATSALDTETERNIQASLAKVCAHRTTIVVAHRLSTVVGADQILVLKDGRIAERGRHEELLQKGGVYAGMWLQQQARSEGDSKECRTEKPTGSKKGP from the exons atggcagtgctggggggcTACTGTGAGGGCAACAGCTCCATTGCCCAGGCCTGGGTCCAGCAGGGcttccagccctgcttcttCTTCACACTGGTACCAACCGTGCTGCTGAgcatctgcctgctgctgggtgCCCTGCAGTACGCCTGCTACGTCCGCTTCGGCCGTGCCATGGAGCCCAAGTACATCCCCCGCTCCCGCCTCTACCACAGCCAGGTCCTGTTGTCCCTGCTTCTGGCTCTGCAGCCCTTTGGGGGGCTGCTGTGGCAAGCAGTGGGGCCAGGACGGCTCTACGGGTACATGCTGCTGCACGCCTGCCTCTGGGCTCTCAGCTGGGGCTGCACCATCGCcctcctgcagctggagcacACACGGGTGCTGGCACACGACCGAATACGGGGCCAtggcaccatcctcctccttttctgggCCCTGGCCTTTGCTGCTGAGAACCTCACCCTGGTGTGCTGGAGGAGCCCACTATGGTGGTGGGCACTGGAGAACACCAACCAGAAG GTGCAGTTTGGCTTCTGGCTGCTGCGTTACGTATGCACATTCATGCTCTTCACCCTGGGCATGAAAGCCCCGGGACTGCCCCACAAGCCCTACATGCTGCTGGTCAATGAGGAGGAACGAGATGTGGAGAACAGCCAG CCGCTCCTGTCCGAGGGCAGCAGAACCTCTTCCACCTGGAAGGATTTCTGGAGGAAGCTGCGACTGCTGGTGCCATACATGTGGCCGAGGGGCAATCACCGGCTGCAGGGACTGGTGCTGTTCTGCATGGCACTCATGGGGCTGGAGCGGGCCATCAATGTCTTCGTCCCCATCTACTACAAGAACATTG TGAATGAGCTGACAGAAGGTGCTCCCTGGCATACCCTGGCCTGGACTGTCTGCACCTACGTGGGGCTAAAGTTCCTGCAGGGCGGAGGTGCTG GCTCCACTGGCTTCGTGAGCAACCTGCGCACCTTCCTGTGGGTGTGGGTGCAGCAGTTCACCAACCGGCAGGTGCAGGTCCAGCTCTTTGCCCACCTGCATGGGCTGTCCCTGCGCTGGCACCTGGGCCGGCGCACTGGTGAGGTCCTGCGCAGCGTGGACCGTGGCACCAGCAGCATCAACAGCCTGCTCAG CTACATCGTCTTCAGCATTGTCCCCACCATTGTGGACATTGTCGTCAGCATCATTTACTTCACCTCGGTTTTCAGTGCCTGGTTTGGCCTCATCATCTTCGTGTGTATGAGCCTCTACCTGA CTCTGACTATCTTCATCAGCGAATGGAGGACCAAGTACCGGCGGGACATGAACACACGGGACAATGAGGCCAAGTCCCGGGCTGTGGACTCACTCCTCAATTTTGAGACG GTGAAGTACTACAATGCGGAGAGCTATGAGGTGAACCGCTTCAATGATGCCATCGTCAAGTACCAG CTCTCAGAGTGGAAGGTCAGTGCCTCGCTGGGCCTCCTCAACCAGACCCAGAACCTGGTCATCGGCATGGGGCTGCTGGCAGGGTCCCTGCTCTGTGCCTACTTTGTCACTGAAAACAAGCTGCAG GTGGGGGACTTTGTCCTCTTTGGCACCTACATCATTCAGCTCTACACACCACTCAACTGGTTCGGGACTTACTACAG GATGATCCAGAGCTCCTTTGTGGACATGGAGAACATGTTTGAGCTCTTTGATGAGGTGCAGGAG GTGAAAGATGTGATGAATGCCAGTGACCTGCGCTTGGAGGCTGGGCGGATTGAGTTTGAGAACGTGCACTTCAGCTACGTGGATGG GAAGGAAATCCTGCAGGACGTCTCCTTCTCTGTGATGCCTGGGCAGACCCTGGCCTTG GTGGGACCTTCAGGCTCAGGGAAGAGCACCATCATCCGCCTGCTCTTCCGCTTCTACGATGTGCGGGGTGGCTGCATCCGCATTGATGGGCAGGACATCTCCCAG GTGAAGCAGGCGTCACTGCGTGCTCACATCGGGGTGGTGCCCCAGGACACGGTGCTCTTCAATGACACCATTGCCAACAACATCCGCTACGGACGGATCCTGGCCACTGACCAGGAGGTGCAGGAGGCAGCCCGGGCTGCTGACATCCACGACCACATCGTTTCCTTCCCTGATG GATACAGCACCCAGGTGGGAGAGCGGGGGTTGAAGCTGAGTGGGGGAGAGAAGCAGCGTGTGGCCATCGCACGCACCATCTTGAAGGGTCCCCAAATCATCCTACTGGATGAG GCCACGTCTGCGCTGGACACAGAGACCGAGAGGAACATCCAAGCCTCCCTGGCCAAGGTCTGCGCCCACCGCACCACCATTGTTGTTGCACACAG GCTCTCCACTGTGGTGGGTGCAGACCAGATCCTCGTGCTCAAGGATGGGCGCATCGCAGAGCGAGGGAG gcacgaggagctgctgcagaagggtGGTGTGTATGCTGgcatgtggctgcagcagcaggccAGAAGTGAGGGCGATAGCAAGGAGTGCCGCACTGAGAAGCCCACAGGCAGCAAGAAGGGGCCGTGA